One Trichoplusia ni isolate ovarian cell line Hi5 chromosome 6, tn1, whole genome shotgun sequence DNA segment encodes these proteins:
- the LOC113494737 gene encoding ER membrane protein complex subunit 3 has product MAELLLDPKIRLWVFLPIVIITFLVGIVRHYVSIILSSQKKIELLQVQDSQVMIRARLLRENGKYLPRQSFAMRRHWFNNEETGYFKVQKRAAASQNPMTDPGMMTDMLKGNVTNVLPMIVIGGWINWMFSGFLTTKVPFPLTLRFKPMLQRGVELAYLDASWVSSASWYFLNVFGLRTIYALVLGENNAADQSKIMQEQMSGAAMAMPPDPKAAFKAEWEALEITEHRWAVANAEAELLGTSENHS; this is encoded by the exons ATGGCGGAGTTGCTACTCGACCCGAAAATAAGATTATGGGTGTTTCTGCCCATTGTAATCATTACATTCTTGGTTGGTATTGTAAGGCACTATGTCTCAATAATTTTGTCTTCTCAAAAGAAAATTGAGCTGCTTCAGGTTCAAGACAG TCAAGTAATGATCCGCGCTCGTCTTCTTCGTGAAAATGGGAAGTACTTACCTCGACAGTCGTTTGCGATGCGCCGTCATTGGTTTAACAATGAGGAGACAGGTTATTTCAAAGTTCAGAAAAGAGCAGCTGCTTCTCAG AACCCTATGACAGACCCAGGCATGATGACAGATATGTTGAAGGGAAATGTGACAAATGTGCTACCCATGATTGTCATTGGAGGCTGGATCAACTGGATGTTCAGTGGCTTCCTTACTA CCAAGGTACCATTCCCGCTGACTCTGCGCTTCAAGCCGATGCTGCAGCGTGGCGTTGAGCTCGCCTACCTGGACGCGTCGTGGGTCTCCTCTGCCTCCTGGTACTTCCTCAACGTTTTCGGTCTGCGCACCATCTATGCTCTAGTCTTGGGAGAGAATAATG CTGCTGACCAATCTAAGATAATGCAAGAGCAAATGTCGGGAGCGGCGATGGCCATGCCTCCGGACCCGAAGGCTGCCTTCAAGGCCGAGTGGGAGGCGCTGGAGATCACCGAGCATCGCTGGGCCGTCGCCAACGCCGAAGCAGAATTACTTGGCACTTCGGAAAATCATTCTTGA
- the LOC113494734 gene encoding endonuclease III homolog has translation MPRAKTKTAATTSALSDKMSRNICKNNDLINENESDNKENPIIKIEPSEPLESQPSPSKMDLSKFRFEKKPHVKIEFDKDSPTKDDTKGLWEPANWKEFLINLRIMRSNNDAPVDSMGCHMNMDENAPQEVYRYQCLISLMLSSQTKDQVTFAAMERLRKRGLTVDSVLSMSDDELGKLIYPVGFWKTKVKYIKKTTQTLKEQYNGDIPDSAEKLCKLTGVGPKMAHICMLVAWNKVTGIGVDTHVHRISNRIGWVKKTTNTPEDTRKALQTWLPFELWSEVNHLLVGFGQTLCLPIGPMCHECLNRDICPSSGKGRKSPKKTPLKNVKAEIKTENSDEENDVKPPKSRKVTPRKELNEDVKANVKSENTDQDLLVDKVEKKGTKKSPGVKRKVTPKKEKAADSNQDDDIDDFEAKSNNLMVKTTTRKKVTPTKKTNTLKIKDNSPQKSSNKIDEQDDEIFEFKEPKKTRGKGKSPNEKNTVESITKAKKSPVQRKSPRINVSNAEGNDVQPSDNVAKKTKK, from the exons ATGCCTCGCGCCAAAACGAAGACCGCAGCCACTACTTCGGCACTTTCAGACAAAATGAGCAGAAATATTTGCAAGAACAATGATTTGATCAATGAAAATGAGTCAGATAATAAAGAAAATCCAATAATCAAGATTGAGCCGTCGGAACCTCTAGAGAGCCAACCAAGTCCAAGTAAAATGGACCTGAGCAAGTTTAGGTTTGAGAAAAAGCCGCACGTTAAAATTGAGTTTGATAAAGATTCTCCAACAAAAGat GACACGAAAGGATTATGGGAGCCAGCAAATTGGAAGGAGTTTCTTATAAACTTAAGAATAATGAGATCCAATAATGATGCACCTGTTGACTCCATGGGTTGCCACATGAATATGGACGAGAATGCCCCACAAgaa GTGTATAGATACCAATGCCTGATATCTCTGATGCTGTCAAGTCAGACTAAGGATCAGGTAACATTTGCGGCCATGGAACGGCTAAGGAAACGAGGGCTCACTGTGGACAGTGTGCTCAGCATGAGTGATGATGAACTCGGCAAGTTGATATACCCTGTTGGATTTTGGAAG aCTAAAGTAAAGTACATTAAGAAAACAACTCAAACTCTGAAGGAACAGTACAATGGTGATATACCTGATTCAGCTGAGAAGCTGTGTAAGCTGACGGGTGTGGGACCTAAGATGGCACACATTTGTATGCTTGTTGCATGGAATAAAGTCACAGGAATTG GTGTTGACACACATGTCCACAGAATAAGTAACAGAATAGGCTGGGTGAAAAAAACAACTAATACTCCAGAAGACACCAGAAAAGCTTTACAAACCTGGTTACCATTTGAATTGTGGAGTGAAGTCAACCATCTACTTGTAGGATTTGGCCAAACTCTTTGCTTGCCCATAGGTCCAATGTGCCATGAATGCCTAAACAGAGACATTTGCCCATCCAGTGGCAAAGGAAGAAAGTCGCCCAAAAAGACACCATTAAAGAATGTTAAAGcagaaataaaaactgaaaattctGATGAGGAAAATGATGTCAAGCCTCCTAAAAGCAGAAAAGTTACACCAAGAAAGGAATTGAATGAGGATGTCAAAGCAAATGTTAAGTCAGAAAATACTGATCAAGATCTGTTGGTAgataaagtagaaaaaaaggGAACAAAGAAGTCTCCTGGAGTTAAAAGGAAAGTTACTCCTAAGAAAGAAAAAGCAGCAGATAGTAATCAAGATGATGATATAGATGACTTTGAGGCAAAGAGTAACAATTTAATGGTTAAAACAACAACTAGAAAGAAAGTGACTccaactaaaaaaacaaatacacttaaaattaaagataatagTCCACAAAAGTCAAGTAATAAAATAGATGAACAAGATGATGAAATTTTCGAATTTAAAGAACCAAAAAAAACTAGAGGCAAAGGTAAATCACCTAATGAGAAAAATACTGTAGAAAGTATCACTAAAGCAAAAAAGTCTCCTGTGCAACGAAAATCTCCAAGAATTAATGTTTCTAATGCAGAAGGCAATGATGTTCAGCCATCTGATAATGttgcaaagaaaacaaaaaaataa
- the LOC113494738 gene encoding nucleolar protein 12, with the protein MAKKKNQDRKKKVNLVFDETKRKDFLCGFRKRKLERKKKAQEELQRMLKEERKRIKQENKESYKKLVVSSRPIPDIEQLLQEEYEDEDVNVKIVELSADTLQKKDLVIGENKPKEKVKKNEEQTKKKTNPTTEPIPGMGLEEEDEAEASEEEEDDDNKIKTKKEIKTMLKKQATKKIQKSKVFQMKSKLDRVQNKKKSLQKKGHMAKAKAKTTKGGPRKEDKKQKGKSKKKVDRRKH; encoded by the exons ATggctaaaaagaaaaatcaagaTAGGAAGAAGAAAGTCAACTTGGTATTCGATGAGACAAAGAGAAA gGATTTCTTATGTGGATTCcgtaaaagaaaattagaaagaaagaaaaaagcaCAAGAGGAATTACAGCGTATGcttaaagaagaaagaaagcGAATTAAGCAAGAG AACAAAGAATCCTACAAGAAGCTAGTTGTGTCAAGTAGACCTATACCTGACATAGAACAACTACTTCAGGAAGAATATGAAGATGAGGATGTCAATGTTAAGATAGTTGAACTCTCAGCGGACACTCTACAGAAGAAAGATTTAGTTATAGGTGAAAACAAACCGAAggaaaaagttaagaaaaatgAAGAACAGACTAAGAAAAAGACAAATCCAACCACAGAACCTATTCCTGGCATGGGTTTAGAGGAAGAAGATGAAGCTGAAGCATCAGAGGAAGAAGaagatgatgataataaaataaaaactaagaaagaaataaagaccATGCTCAAAAAACAagcaactaaaaaaatacagaagagCAAAGTATTCCAAATGAAAAGCAAACTAGACAGAGTTCAGAACAAAAAGaagtctttacaaaaaaaaggccACATGGCGAAGGCAAAAGCTAAAACAACTAAAGGTGGTCCTAGGAAAGAAGATAAGAAGCAGAAAGgcaaatcaaagaaaaaagttgATAGAAGAAAACACTAA